The Tetrapisispora phaffii CBS 4417 chromosome 16, complete genome genomic sequence AGCTCTCTCTCCTTTGCCTGGTACCAACACATCAGGATTATAaagatttatatttgacGTACTTCTTTTATGAGGACTTATCTCTTTGTCATTAACATGCTTCACTGTACTTTGAATGCGCACCTTATTTTTATACTGGCCTTCTAgtttttttgttaataCTTCTTCATCAGACGGTAGCAGAGGTCTTGAATTAGAATTCACCACAGTGTTGCCTTTCATCTCTAAATAGTATAGTTTCTTGAGTgtaaaaaacaataaataagCATGAAATAGACAAATGCTGACGCTATCTCCAAATTACAGCTCAATTTCCTAAAAGCGAAGTTTTAATGATGTGTAAATCTAGCAATGAGTACAAATTATCGGAAAGATATCTTTTTTACCttaattttgttaactAAATCAACCAATcaaccaaaaaaaaaaaatacagataaaaacaataaaaaggTCTCtgttatatattcaaaccGCTACTTTTTACCTCTCCTACAGGGAATAAAAAGAATGCCCAAGCAATAACCCAATTCACCgattaaattaatatactATCTTacatgaatatattttataattaaattacaagttcacattttaaaatatagCATTCGTAACTGTTGCCATTGTAGcttttgtaatttcttTACGACACCATTAACGTTGTAACCCTAAAATTTCTAGAAATCGAAATCTTTGACGGGGAGGGTTACCGTGTTTGGCGATAAAAGATGGTAACCCTAGGGTTTCCTGTGTCCCTGAAATGTTTcgaaattgttaaatttgatGTTATTTAATGGTTAAATACACAAGAATGTTGCAAGAACCATGGGCAATGCTGTTTGTATTGGCTAACGAAATGTGTGATTGTGTTTTACTAGTAGTGCTAATCTTAATGGCTCGAGgaaattttgttaaattaatCGGTCGTGTATATATTCGACGAATTGATGAGATTTTAAGGGCAAGAATGTTTTGGCCAGCTGGCATTGCTTATTAATCAGGtgaaaaaaagattatCCTCAAATTACTGGTCACACAGTTGTTACGACTTATTTCCACTCTTGTATACTCTTGGGTATCGATGGGCGTATAGCGTTGTCACATTTGACTCAAAAATGTAACAACGTTACATTTTTGAGTCAATGGTCTGAAGCATGcatctttttttttcagttaGTATCTTTAATAAAGAGGGATAGCTTCATTGgtgatatttttcttaacCATTTCTGAAAATTCTAGAAGTTCTATGAGTTAATAGTATTCTTTAGTGTCACTGGAACTCATCCTCTTGTTAGTGCAATCTTTCTTTTACAAAACATCTCGATAGCGCAATCTCCACGAACATGAAAAACgtaataaattcaaactCGATAATAAGTCTCAtgataaacaaaaataaaggATTTCTaacatataataatatctcagtttatatatattagtcATTGCttaaaatataactttGCTAGTTACTCTGTATATTGGCATACACTCACatatacaaataatgaacGTAAACCAAAGAGCATTAATCGCTTACAGAAATGGCCTCAGAGCCACCAAAATTGCATTCAATAATGATACAAGGATGTTGATCTCTGCTAGAGAAAGGATGCGTGAAGGAATGATTAATCCTAATCAGAAATTAACAAAAGTACAACAAATTGAGTTGCTTGAAGGAGTATCTGAATTTTTAAGGAAAAATATTGTTCAAGGTAAGAAAACGGGTGTTGATAAAGATGGGAAAGACGTTTATCATCTAAACATTCATAGTGAAATAGAGTTAGGAGATAATGACTCTGTTAAAAAAGCAGAAAATACTTTAAAAGCTTCAGGAAGTGGCTGTTGCGGTGGTAGTGGTCGTTGAgattaaaaatttgttaaaatcTTCCTGTTTTAAGTtacaattttgaaaaattctttatAATGGTTTATAATCACTTAAAATTCATACAATTATGAAACtcatgtaaataaataaacatattCAGTCATTCGCCTTTTTTATTGATGTATCATTATTTAGAATGCACTTCTCATATCTATCTACCTGCATAATAACCATTTATTGTCATTAATGGTAGtgaattttgaaatttttcagtgCATTCGTATCATCTCATCTTATCTCATTTTACTTTACTCTTTTATGCATAAAAAGATGTAACAGAAGATTTGACTTATCATTCGTAGAAATAAGATTATTATACCAAGATAACCAGTGGTTCTTATAAATGTCAGAGGTGGGTAAGAGAAATGTTCAGATTTCTAAAGCattatcatatattttgaGACATGGTGCAGTCAAAGAGAAATTACCAATAGATACGAATGGGTATATAGAAGTCGAGTTAATATTGAATCACAATAGATTGAAGACACATCACTGCACTTTAGATGAGCTGCATAGTATTGTTGAAAACAATGATAAGAAAAGATTTCACgtcaaaaagaaaaatggtACGGAATATATTTGTGCCACACAAGGACATTCCTTAAAGTCTGTCAAACCTAATGAAGAGATACTGATGAAAATAGAGGATGTTAGTCATCTACCTGAGGTAATCGTCCATGGAACGACCATAACTAGTTGTATTGCCATTATAGAATCCGGTgcaatcaaaaaattagaaagaAACCACGTTCATTTATCTGCAGGTATTATTGGACAAGACTTGGACATTATTAGTGGAATGAGATACTCAAGTAACGTttacatttatattaataaaacagaagaaaatataaagcaATTAAGTTTGGTTAAATCATTGAATGGGGTTATTCTGTCACCTAAAGATATACCAATTTCAATGATCGAAAAAATACAGATTAAGACCACCAGAAGTTCAAATAAAACTGACCTAGacaaattaatgaaaatattagagGTCGAAAAATACCGTATTCCGTTCTATGAATGTCTTAATGTATGTACTTTACTATCTAAGTTTAAATGTTTAATCTAAAGATAAATgcaataaaaatgaatgaTGCCTGCGATTCCACATGTCCTTATTCCTGGCATTTGAAATGATTTAAAGTATTGGAATAAGATGTTAATTCATTTCTTGCTAACGCTTTTTCCAAATAATACTTATGTTTAATCCcttctctttttttaataattggAAATAATACATCGAAAAGTGACATAACGGAGAAATTGTCAGGCAATAACTCAAATATCTTGACTAACATATTATTATCCACAATAGTATTACAATTTCGCTTCAAAAAAGTAATAACAGTCTTAACCCCATCTGGTGTTccagaaaatgataaataatgattaaAGACCTTTAAAAATGTTTCCACTTTCAGAtatctttcaatattaagGAAATCATTGTACAGCATATACATACTCAGTAACTCATctgaagaaattaaaatgtCTGAAATACCAATAAATTCGGGCatcaaaaataacataAGCAATAAATTCCCTAtgtcaatttttttgatatcgTCTAAAACCAACCTTATGTTAGAATTGTCAACTGTTTCGTCTTTGCATAAAAGTTTAATCTGCTGGATATAATTTaagaaatcattaaatatgGAATCATATTTTAGcttaattaataaaaaatcagaTAAGCttgatttataataatttaaatcaCTTGTGTATTCCGATGCATATTTGCCTAAGTTTTCCCATAAATTATTAAGCtctaattctttttgaaaGTTTGCAAGGTAATATCTCAATAAAAATTCCTTATTAACTTCACTTTTAGCACCAATATGTTCAATGACAGCAACTTTTACTTCGACATTAGAAGTTAATTTATCGgtaaaatcatttatattgaaattggCCTTTTCAACCACACTAAGAgtctttttaataatttcattatttaatggtaatgaatttataatGTATATCAAATCTTCAATAAGTTCGTTGGCTGTATACGCTTTTGGCAGTTCTGAAAATTTCGTTACTATCAGATCTAAAATTTCCTGTGCATTTCCttcatttttgaataaagtAATCAGTTCAGTATAATTATGCTTTTCtaagtatattttttttaataaaacagaatatttttcagGTTCTTCTTGAAGTATAAGCAAAATCTCGTTTAAAATTGGCTCTATAAACATATCAGTAGtgatttctttattattttcagttAATAAATGgaataaattcatttcaATCGATTTCATCACATTATTGTAATCTCGGATCTCTTCACGTTTCGAGCAGTTTATTAGTTTCCTATTCAACAAAGTTATCAGTGAGATCTTATCTTTAACTTTGTGTATTAgttttaacaattttaaattttctataAACTTTTTCAACCCATTGAATATACAAAGATTACCATAATATTCCATATCCAATAagtataataataatctgATGTCAACCAACTCAGCGACTTGATACCATTTTGAGATAATTTTCTCATCAATAGCAGCATTATGCAATGTATACAAGAGAATCTTCAATGCTGTTAGATATTCCTTTTCTATTTGCTGATATTTTGTTAGGTCTCCTCTTAAACTACCTATGTATCCTCTcacattttcaatttctttctcGTCATACTTATCAAATCTTAAAATACCAGGTTTTTGAATTAGCAAGTAAATACCTGCTTTACCATATAATAGCATTGATGTcgataatttaaatagaCTATTGATGTATGAATTTTCACCATTAATTCTGAATATGTCGCCGTTGTCTTCTTCAAGAGGAACTAAACGTAATTTTTCTGTAACTAAcgatttgatttttttagCTTCCTCGATATTTGAACATTCAAATTGCTTAAAGCTTTCGcagatattgaatttagatTGACtctttataatttgaataagtGCTGAATCTCCATTAGTCAcctctttatatatatgaatctCATTGTTGTTAAAGTTCACTATAAGATAAGGACTCTTAGATAGAACACTATCGGGGTACCGATCTAATACCAAATTACCACTATCAATTTCCCCTGATTTATTGACTTTAAATACCATTGCGGTTGAATCTATTGATGTTCCTCCAGTTACTACATTAAATCCAGTACCATTGTTGCTTGATATTATAGGTTTAAGAGGTTCATCTGATTCGCTGACTTTAAAAAGAGGCGTTACCTCTTTGCTCCTTGCTTGAATTAGTTCGTAGTGATTTGACCTTGCTATCATCATTGATTTATCACATAAAGAAGCCTCTGATATGCTTTTCCATGGATATCGTCTAACTAGATTGGTAGATGTTTGTGTTATTCGATATTCATTGACCTCATTCtccaaaaataataaaattttataagaattagaattagttgaatatgattttaaaagtaaataGGAAATGTTAGCAATATTTTCTGTATTTGGTGCTGGAGCAAATTCTGGTAGAAGAAATTGCGTTAAAGTATTGTTTGATAGTAACAATGCTCTCTCAATAtttggtaataatattattttatcaattggCTTATTGAACTCAGAATTGAATTTGGTTTGTGATACAAGCATGTAATTACTTTTTTCTATTTCGAAGTAATGTAATAAATCACCAGATTCTGTTCCTAGGTATAAGTTCTGTTCATAAGACTCAAAGCATGTGTACTCTAACTCATCAGGTATATGTTCGATAAGGGGATGGACAATAAATGAATCATCATCTAAAGTTAATTTGAAAGGAAGCTTACTATCAGTTTCTTGTTTATCTTGAACGCTTTCGATATCCTTTGAATTATCTTGCTCTTCCAGAACTATTGTGTTgttcttttcattttcaagtAAACTATCCTTTTCAATGCCAGTTTCTTCCCTTTTAGGAAGAAGCTCTTCATCAACATTTTCTTGTAACACGTTTacttcatcatcttcatgAGTCGAATGTAGATGAGTAGAATTTTTAGTAATTTCTATATTCGATTCACTATCTTCCTCGACTGGATTCTTATCTACGTAgtcatttaatttatctacCACATCGGAGTTAACCCTATTCTCATCAGACATCACTCTCTGATATAATTACCAAAACCGTAAAGCTAAGGTTTATCCACAAAAACTAGGGCAATAATGGTATTTTAACAATTGCTGCTAAATAAAGTATATTGTATTCGAACTTTGTGAAGTCTAACTGAATTAAGTAAAGATCTAAGTGTACTGACTCATGAATATTCatgttttattatattactgatatttttgtccatatttttattgtcCGGCCGAATCTATATGAAGGTCTTATATCGTAATATTGAAGATAAGGCCATAACATTTAGAATGCATAATAAATTACTTGTAATTAAACATTGACTGTGTttgattcttttatttattatacaaTGTTATTTAAACTAAGTGATTTTTAGTATATGTAAATGAATGGTGATGATAATTTAAGATGCTTAAAGGATTAACAGAAAAATTGCATTTCTCATTTCTGATCAGTGTTTAAGAGATCTATTTGgctaattttattaataattgagCACCTTTATTAGATTCATCTGCTTCGACATTCTTCAAAACACTCTTTAGATCGGTTAAAAATTGCTTACCCTCATTTTTACTCTTGCTTAAAGTTTCATAGATTGCAACGATAGTGAAAGCGCTATCTCTATTGTTTATCCAATCCAATAGGTTGGAAGAATCAATAATGTCATCATAGAATTTCGCAGCGAATGGAGTACCTAAACCTTCAACGTTTGATAATGGAATTATTTGCTTTTCTTTATTGTTCCATTTACCACCTTGAATTAAACCTCTTAATAATCTAGTAGAAAATGGTCTGTGGATTGGATgatcttcttcaattatGTCACCTTTAAATGTaatcataatattttctataaTACTGTTGAAATTCTTGATTTCCTTTTCACTTAATTGTTCGTATAGatcatcatttaataaaagttCAGAAATAAATTGACTACCTAAGTTTTCGGTTAAAATTTCAGCAGAACTTTTAGAAACAGAACTTACAAATAATGGAGCAAATTTATTTAGTAACTCAGCTCTTTTAGTATCGATAGGCTTCTTGGAAGTAGCTTCTgacattttaatatatctttCTAATTCcttctttaaaattggGGAAAAAAATCTGCCATCTAAACCTAGAAGGATATATAGTAAAGGTCTTCTtccaaatttatcaattacCAGTTCTGAGAATATTTCTTTGATGGATGGTCCAAAAGATTTGAATACCAAAACGGTATCATCAACTGTTAACAGAAGAGTGATAAAAACCATGTTACCatgttcatttttaattaatttatcagcATGATTTTTTAAGTTTTTGATTAGTGCCTTTCTCTCCTTAGCATTAGCTTTAGCAATCAAAGTACATGCAACATCAGCACCTTCTGGTGTGTGAACTAACTCAGCTAACTGTTcttgtaataattcaatgaattcagTGATTTCTTTCTCACTTGCAATTTTAACGTATTCTCTCATTGCAGCATGTAAAATTTGGAAACCAGTGGAACCTTTTTCTACAGAGGCAGTAATTGTTGTAATTAAATTTCTGGcaataatatttctctTTTCAGTACTAGATTCACAAACTTCTTCAATAGTTAAGTCTTTATGGGACTCTCTGAAAAAAGCATATTCAGAACCCCAAAATTCTTTGATCATTTGTTGTCTTTGTTCGTTAGTAGCGTACAATACAAATAAATCTTCGACAACATAAGCACCTTCACGATGTCTCATCAATTTCCTTAAGGTACCATGCAATTCATCAATGATAAGTTGTCTTGATTGCTTTGAACCATaatgtaataatttaacaagtaaatatttaccaTAAGCTGAAGTAGCTAACAAATAGTATTTACCCTTTAAAGCGTTGACAACTTGGTCACGACGTTCTTTGGAAGAATACTTGACTAAAGTTTGAACAACACGAGAAGCATCATGTTTTAAGACTAAATCACTGATACAATCTTTAGCTAATTCCCAAATTTCGTTGGATAGTTTTTCACGCACAGGTCTTGGCATTGGTGGAGTCTTTACACGTAATCTTTCCCATAAAGATTTAATATGTTGAACCTCGGAACCACCTTTTCTTTGCATCTTTCTTTCCTTTAACAATTTTCTTTGCTCAACATGGGAACTGGCATTTTCACCGGTGGCTTTATTGTTCTCAGTTTTGTCGTCGTCGTCTTTGTCTTCATCTTCTAGATCTTCcttttgttcttcttcatcatcatcagaAATGACATCATCTAAAGCATCTTCTTTGGATGAGACTTCTTCCGTGGCAGTATTGTCTAATTCATCCTCATCAGAAGAGTCCACTGAAATTCTAGCCTTCTTAGCTGGTTTAGCAGAAGCCTTGCTATTGGAAGAACGTTTGTTAGCATTTTCCTTAGATTTTTTTGTCACTGGAGCCATTTTGATTCGATTCAATCGGTTTCTTTAATTGTTCTCAAAGGAAAACGAAAAAAAGAGATATGAACTATTATACAATGAATAAGAATATGAATAAAAGAATACATTTATAAGagtaataaatttatatggTTTGTAACTTTTGCTTGTAAAAGATATAATGTTAAACTCATCccatctcatctcatctcatctcatctcatctcatcactaaaatttttcatttggtATTTGATGATTCTACTATAGCCCGGGTAATAAATATGTCActaatttttatcaaaccTTCCTATTTAAAGATAGCAAGAAACATTAAGTGATTATCTGAAAGTAAGCTATAGATGGATTGAAGAAGTTGTCTTTAATGACTTACATTATATCAACAATCTATTGAGTTTCTTTATGTTTGAAATtgtataaatttatttcaatatgCTCATAATTCGTCATGTGCCAATATTCTATCCATTGCAGCATCGACTACttgttcaatattattttctatgTCACTTGAAATTGTGCCTGTTATATTTGATACTGTCGTTGAAACTATTGTGGATGCTATCgtgttaataatttcatcacTTATAATATCACTGTTTATAGTGTTGGACACCTTTTTAACAAAACCTATGCTTACtagaatatatttgaaaaatttgaatactATCCATAAACCTATCTTAACAGGTACTTTAAAGACTCTTCTCCATAGTATCCAAAATATACACATAGCTAAAAACCCAAGTGACAGATACACATCTCTCTTTTCTTGTTGTGAAGCTTTTTCTAGTCTTCTAACTAATTGTGATGTCTTATTGAAGACTATTTCGAATTGCAAGTATTTGTCGTTCATAATTTGCATTGATGAAGTTTGCTGTCTTAATTCatctaaatttaaatcaCTCTGTAAAACACTAGATTGTAAAATTTGGTTACCCTTAATTAAATTGTTGGTTAGCTTTTTGGTGGTATTTAACAACTTCGATTTTGATGTGACACctttatcttcaaaagTCCAAGACATTTTTGCTCTTGAATCAGTATTAGCATCATTAACTTCATTATTCGTTAGATTGTCATTTTGACTTTCTATCAGATGAGATTTAATGATTCTTTCTCtcttttcatcaatttctgatgcatttttatcattcaTTTGCTTAATCGTTTCCTTGAAATCTTTTTTGTACTCAGAAAACCAATCCACATTGCATACTAAGTTATCTATAATATTCTGTAACtctaattttgtttttccAGTCATATATTCTTCGTTAAATTGTACGATTGTCAATTCATCAGGATAATCGTACGTCATACTCTTTTGCCAGTTGATTTTAAACCCCctatattcattatttaatgatacAATCAACTCCTTTAGTTTGGATtcataattaattattatgttaataatattttcaatatcattttgtgctttattttgattctttTCAGGAACGTTAAATCTTGCATTGATTAATTCAATCGCGTCTacatttgtattttttaattcctGTGTCTTTTCGATTAAAGCATTTCTCAATTCAGTTAGTCCTTCGAGTAGTCTAACAGAcatgattttatttaaatcaaaGTTTTGGATTTCAGTAGTTTGATCGTTTCTTCTAAGTTGAACGCTCAAGAAACGATATACGGAGTGTTCGAAAAGAAGTGTATTATTGTAGCGATATTCCACCCTGTACCTTTCACTACCTTACGCTGAAGCTGCCACGTACAATATAGCGATGCCAAAACGAATTCAACCATCAACGTATATTCCCATTACGCTTATTCCACTTTtcctatatatatgtgtatataccaatttgatatatttcGTATGcaatgataaaattaagTCACATGACTTCAAGACTTTAAGATCTATTGATTGTCCCTGGCCACTTTAAAATGGATTGGCGGCTAAAATAATACTATGATTTAAAAGTCCCAGTCACTTTAACTTTTATTGAATGAACTATATCTTGTAGGACACCATTATTTGAgctaatattattgatacGAGGTAAATGCAATTAGCGGAAAAAACTAGATAGGTTTAGTTGTATCACAAAGGGAACAGTATAGTTAAAAATGGATATTTCTAATGAAGTGACAGCGATTGAGGATGAGTTGAATGAGAAGGAGCATGATTTGGGATTTGGGggtaaaaataaatctttCCGGTATCCTGATTTTGTATGTAGCCACAATTCTCAACGTTTATACATCGATGGTTCTTCGAAGTTTGGGTTTGTACATTATTTTATGAATAATGTTAAGATAGTGGTTAAAGATGAAATATCTGAATGTCCtgatttaaaatcatttcaGATATTTAAAGACTGCTTCTTTGTTaatcaaaattcaaatttagaaaaatacTTTGATATTGAAGTATTGAATAAAGAGAATCACAAAATAGATGATAATGAGGGAACGTCAATGTTAAGTGATATAACAATGACACAATTCAACTTCCCAGATttaacaaatgaaaaaccAACCCACGTTCAACTTTTCCCCAAAGTTATTAACATAAGATATTCTTCCggtaaaaaaaatattctaagATTGCTAATTAACCATCTCAACTGTTTAAAATCACTatttgaaaagaagaataaacaaatagttgcgaatttatttttagatgttaaaagaattttacAATCATACGTTGAAATTGTAATCAAAGATGTGGTAATAAAATGGATGCAATGgttaataataatccaGAATAAGGATTTAACGAAAAGGAGTTCATACAGAATCTTATgtaaaagaattaatagTTTGTTTTGGCGTCGATATTTTTGCATGAGAAGTTCCTCAACAGATTCAATAACTTCATTCAGTAATCGTCTGCATAGAAATTTTCGAGAACAAAATGTTAAAGAAAGATCGATTATATTTGCTGTGTGGTGGGATGAGGTTAACGATATACTATTATTTAACAACGGTATTTCAATGCAAACTAGTGACAAAagtaaagaagaaaatatagtCGTAGCTTCACTGGGCCTGATTTTAGAAGATACAGATAAAAACCAAGAACCAGAgaacaaattattattatttgtcAACATGGCAATCATGGAATGTCTTAAGCAAGAGTTGAATCGATACTAATCAGACATAATTACTGATTACCTCATATTCACTTCCATATATGttaacaataattaaatatttacattttttaaagttttattaaatgacaaactttatttaaaaaatttaagaCATTGATGATCCCTcgtttaaatttttatccGAAATTTTCTGATTTGAGTCTGCcctaataaaataaagtgCGATGCATTCTCTCAAACGACATATGCATCAATATTACTACTTGTCATTCCCTTCAGGAATGAAATTGGTAAAATTATGATTATAATCTCAtggtatatataaaggatcaattataaaaacaaCCAATTGGctcaataataaataaaattttcttttttttgcaaACCAGTTAAGGCAGATAGTAACGAAGTTTAATAATGCAGTCTAAATTAAATCCAAAGACAActgaatttgaatttggtGGCACCATCGGTGCAATTGGTATATCAGTTGGTTTACCAATTTTAACCATCCTATTAAATCAAATGATAAGACCTGactattttattgaagGTTTCTTCactaatttcaattttgcTGATGTCTGGAATGGTATTAAACCAATCAGCTATTATTTAACCAAGGCTGATCTATGGACTTACTATCTTATTTGGTACATTGTTCTAGCAGTTTTCGATATAATTTTACCAGGCAGAAAAATGCAGGGTGTTGAATTAAGAGATGGCACAAAATTAAactataaaattaatggTGTTGCTGTATCGGCAGCTTTAATTTTAGTATTAGCTTTCAGGTATCAGTTAACTGATGGTGACTTGCCagaattacaatatttatatgaaaATCAAGTTGATTTATGTATAATTACAATTTTATTCTCTGTTATGTTATCTACTTATTGTTATGTTGCAAGTTTTATTCCATTATGGGGCAAAAACGGTAACAATACCAATGAAAAGATTTTGGCACTGGGGGGCAATTCTGGTAATCCAATATATGATTGGTTTATTGGTAGAGAGTTGAATCCAAGAATTGGCCcaattgatttaaagaTGTACTCCGAATTAAGACCAGGTATGTTACTATGGTTTTTAATTAACTTATCCTGTTTACATCATAACTATTTGGAAACTGCTAAAATAAACGATGCATTAGTTTTGATAAACTGTCTACAAggtttttatatttttgatggTGTATTAAACGAAGAAGGTGTATTGACCATGATGGATATTACTACCGACGGTTTTGGCTTCATGTTAGCTTTTGGTGATTTAACATTAGTTCCTTTCACTTATTCCTTACAAGCCAGATATCTAAGTGTATCTCCAATAGAATTGGGTACTTACAGAGTATCATTCATTGTTACAGTTATGGCATTAGGATTCTGGGTGTTCCGTGCTGCTAACCAACAGAAATCAGACTTTAGACAAGGTAAATTAGCTCATTTAAAGAGCATTCAAACGAAACGTGGTACCAAGCTATTGTGTGATGGTTGGTGGGGCAAGTCTCAACATATGAATTATTTCGGGGATTGGATCATCTCTTTAAGTTGGTGTTTAACTACATGGACCCAAACTCCACTAACTTACTACTACTCAGCTTATTTCATGTCTTTGTTATTACATCGTCAACAAAGAGATGAGCAAAAATGTAGGGGAAAATATGGTAAGGATTGGGAAGAATATGAAAAGAAGGTTCCTTATAAGATCGTTCCTTACgtttattaaaatcaattttaatatgCAGATGACTAAGTATGTATACAACATTACGTAAAATTTTAAGTATagcaattaaataatacttTCATATTGTCATTTTTTGGGGATTTGCTTGTGAGtatttgtatatttctCTTGTTTCTGATTTTCCAGGTCCTCCCCTTTTTGATTTGGTTgtttattcttatttttgGAAATCATTGGTATTGTAGTTTTAACTAACTTAATATTTGCTTTCTGGTATTTTAAATTGGTTAACCATGGTATCTTTTGTTCAGAaacttttgattttatcGTCCTCATAAAATGAGCATTGATTTTTTCGTTACAACGTACCATTAAAAAACCATCGAAACTATCATCCCCTAGCGGTAAAGAATCCACTATTACTTGTGCAGAATTTCTAGGTAATTGAATTAGTGTGACTTTTGTTTTTGACATGTATGCTATTAATGGCACTTGTTGCAAGAGCACGGATGGCACACCTTGGTCTCTGTTGCATGCAAACATCAAAACTTCCTCGTCCTTGTCATTGTTACAAAGATATTCATTAATCTCGTTGAAGGTAAACGCAACGTCTAACGGCCACTCACTGCGGTCAGAATCTTTTAAACGCTTACAGACAGAAAGCACATCCGATTGTAGCAATTCCCATACC encodes the following:
- the ERG24 gene encoding delta(14)-sterol reductase (similar to Saccharomyces cerevisiae ERG24 (YNL280C); ancestral locus Anc_3.81), whose translation is MQSKLNPKTTEFEFGGTIGAIGISVGLPILTILLNQMIRPDYFIEGFFTNFNFADVWNGIKPISYYLTKADLWTYYLIWYIVLAVFDIILPGRKMQGVELRDGTKLNYKINGVAVSAALILVLAFRYQLTDGDLPELQYLYENQVDLCIITILFSVMLSTYCYVASFIPLWGKNGNNTNEKILALGGNSGNPIYDWFIGRELNPRIGPIDLKMYSELRPGMLLWFLINLSCLHHNYLETAKINDALVLINCLQGFYIFDGVLNEEGVLTMMDITTDGFGFMLAFGDLTLVPFTYSLQARYLSVSPIELGTYRVSFIVTVMALGFWVFRAANQQKSDFRQGKLAHLKSIQTKRGTKLLCDGWWGKSQHMNYFGDWIISLSWCLTTWTQTPLTYYYSAYFMSLLLHRQQRDEQKCRGKYGKDWEEYEKKVPYKIVPYVY
- the POP3 gene encoding Pop3p (similar to Saccharomyces cerevisiae POP3 (YNL282W); ancestral locus Anc_3.79); protein product: MSNSLKAINKKISKRKQVYKPLLDNPFTNESQVWPHVNDQQLVWELLQSDVLSVCKRLKDSDRSEWPLDVAFTFNEINEYLCNNDKDEEVLMFACNRDQGVPSVLLQQVPLIAYMSKTKVTLIQLPRNSAQVIVDSLPLGDDSFDGFLMVRCNEKINAHFMRTIKSKVSEQKIPWLTNLKYQKANIKLVKTTIPMISKNKNKQPNQKGEDLENQKQEKYTNTHKQIPKK